CTGAACTTTAAACAGAGATTATTCAGCATATCTATAGTAAGGGAGAATTTTTTTGGCAGAAGAGAATAGTGCAAATGTTACTGATAAGGCGGGAGACTGGACCCGCTTTTTAAAGAAGCACTACAAGGCGGAACTAAGTGAGATTGCCAGGGAATTCCCGCATAAGAGATCGGTAGTTATTGATTACCGGCAGCTTGAGAAATGGGGTAAGAAAGGACTTTCACTTGCAGATGAAATCCTGAAAAATCCCGGCAAGGTAATAGGCGATGTCAGGGACGCGATAAAGAACAACAACCTGATCTTTACAAAGGACGAGGAAGAGAAGGCAGACGAAGTAAATATCCGGTTCATCGGCCTGCCTAAAAAGATAGCAGCCAGAGAGATCAGGGCAAACCACATCAACACATTCATCTCAATTGAGGGAATTGTCAGGAAGGTAACCGAAGTCAGGCCGAGGCTCACATCAGCGGTATTCAGATGCCTCACCTGCGGAACTATGACTCCCCCTTACAAGCAGGGCTACGGAAAGTTTCAGGAGCCATACAGGCCATGTGAGCAGTGCGAGCGTGCAACAAAGATGGAGCTTGTCCCCTCCCTCTCAAAGTTCCTGGATGTACAGAAGGTGAGGATGCAGGAGTCTCCTGAGGGACTTAGGGGTGGTGAACAGCCTGAGACTATTGATGTCGACATAACAGATGACCTGGTTGCGATAGCAGCACCGGGGGACCGCATAGTCATCAACGGAATTTTAAGGTCAATTCAGCGTGTAACACACGGAAACAAGAGTTCACTCTTTGACATATATCTTGAGGCAAACTCCCTTGAGATGAGTGAGAAGGAGTTTGAGGAGGTGGCAATCTCCGAAGAGGATGAAGAGCATATAATGGAGCTGAGCCGGGATTCAGACCTGTATTATAAGTTTGCACACTCAATTGCACCTTCGATCTACGGTAACGATGAGGTAAAGGAGGCGATATCACTGATTCTCTTCGGAGGGATCATGAAGGAACTTCCGGACGGGAGCCACCTGAGGGGCGACATACACATGCTCCTTGTCGGAGATCCGGGTATTGCAAAGTCCCAGATGCTCCGTTATGTGATAAGGCTCTCACCGAGAGGAATTTATACGAGCGGAAAGTCATCCACATCTGCCGGACTGACTGCTACGGCGGTAAAGGACGAATTTGGTGACGGCCGGTGGACACTTGAGGCAGGTGCACTCGTCCTTGCGGATATGGGTATAGCCGCAGTGGATGAGATGGACAAGATGGCAAAGGATGACAGAAGCGCCCTGCACGAGGCGATGGAACAGCAGTCCATCTCTATAGCGAAGGCAGGAATTACGGCGACCTTAAGGTCACGCTGTGCCCTGCTTGGTGCGGCAAACCCGAAGATGGGGCGTTTTGATGAATTTGCGCCAATGTCTGAGCAGATCAATATGCCGCCATCCCTGCTCTCCCGTTTTGATCTCATATTTGTCATGAAGGACAAGCCGAACAACACGCTGGACCGTGCAATCGGAGAGCATATACTCAAAGCCCATGAAGTCGGAGAGCTTATTGAACATACCAAGAAAGAGGCGATTGAGGGTGTTGATGCGGAATACATCGAAAGAGCACTTGCTCCTGTGACACCGGATATCGACCCGGCTCTCTTCAGGAAATATATCGCATATTCCAAGAGAAACTGCTTCCCTCTGCTCTCAAAAGAGGCAAAGGAGAAGCTCATCGACTACTATCTCAGCCTGAGAGGATTTGCGGATGACAACAAACCTGTGCCTGTAACAGCAAGGCAGCTTGAAGCGCTTGTGAGGCTTTCTGAGGCAAGTGCAAGGGTGAGGCTCTCCAAAAAGATTGAGACCGAGGATGCCGAGAGGGTTATCAGGATTGTTGACCGGTGCTTAAGGGACGTGGCGTATGATCCCAATACCGAGAGTTTTGATATAGATAAGCTTGTCACAGGCATTCCAAAACAGCGCCGTGATATCATCCGTGAGATTAAGGAGACCATCAGGAACAATGCTGATGACAACGGTTATACACGCATTGAAGAGGTACAGGAGATTCTTCAGCAGAAGGGCCATAGTAAGGATGACATCAGAAAGAGGCTTGATGATCTCTTAAGAAGCGGAGAGGCAATGGAGCCGAGGCACGGTATAATTAAGCTGATCTAAAACCGGAAGGGTCAGACCCGGGCAGGAAAAAAACCCGGAAAAACCGGGAAAACCTTTTTTTAGACTCCACATTACTTTAAAAGATGACCACATCTGGTTTTACAATCCGGGGGAACTGCCAAAGGGGATCTCAATTGAGGATTTGCACAGCCCGCATTCATCTGTCTCAAGCGGAACAACAAAGAGAGAACTCATAGAACCTGAATCAATGAATATTCTAAAACAGGCCGGAAAGGGGAGAACAACAACCTACAGACTCAACTCCTGAATTAAAATTAGGTCATAACCTAATCATTGCAAAAATGATCCGATTAGGAGCAGATCATTGCAAAAATGATCCGATTAGGAGCAGATCATTGCAAAAATGATCCGATTATGATCCGGTTATGATCCATGACGAACCACAACAACCCGATATATCCCGTTACTATTTAATGCTGATAAACTGCAAAATATGATTATGGAGAAAAAAGCAAAAGCAGCATTTGAAGCCGGAATCAAACTCGGAGCACTCTACCACCAGTGGGTAGGCACACCAATCTCCCCGCAGACTGCCGGAAGCATTGAGAAGGCAATTGAAGGTGCTGTCGGACTTCAGCCCTATGTCGATGAAATATCAGTAAAAATCGACACCTCACAGATGGTTCTGAATACATTCGGGTACAGTGAGCTGTCCGGAAAGATGTTTGATGTTAAGATTAAGACAAAAGTCGGAAATGCAACATGCCATGCAGAACTGAAGTTGGAGGAAGACTACCCCATGATGAAGATCACTGAACTGATCTGAATCAAAACGATCTGAACTGATATTAACTGACCCCGGACTTAACAGAAACAACAGAAGAGACTGCCGGCTGATAATCCGGAACATAAAACCGGCAGAAAACCTCTCCGGCATAATTTTCCCACCACAATGATTCTGAAAGATATACCAATAACCGATGACCACATGCACATAGACCCGGTCAACGGAAAAGGAATAAAAGCTGCACTGGAATTTAAAAGATCAGGCGGCACACACATATTTCTCGTAACAAAACCGTCATGGTCCTTTGGAATTACCCCGCAGTCAGGGGAAGACTTCAGGCCCGTATTTGAAAAGACAATAAAACTTGCAGATGAGATAACAGAGAACGGAGTAAAGGCATTTCCGATTCTCGGAGTCCATCCGGCGGAGACAGGAAAACTGACAGCCGCCGGAATGACCGTTGATAAAGCTGCGGATGTGATGGCAGCCGGACTTACACTTGCGGCTGAATATGTCAGAGAAGGAAAAGCAGTGGCCTTAAAGAGTGGAAGACCGCACTATGAAGTAACTCCGGAAGTATGGGACGCCTCAAACAGGGTGCTTGCACATGCAATAGCTCTTGCAGAAGATGCAGACTGCGCGCTTCAGATACATGCCGAGACAGGCCCGTGTGGAGACGTCGCAGTGATGGCACAGAATTCCGGAATGGACATAAAAAGAATAGTCAAGCATTTCGGAATCCCGGAGACACCGCTCACACCGTCATTAATCGCAAAACATGAGGCAATACCGGACCTTGCCCGGCAGGGACGTCTCTTTACAATGGAGAGCGACTACATGGACGAGAACAGCCGGCCCGGCTCGGTAATCGGCCCAAAGTCAGTGCCGCGTTTTACACGAAAGCTCATCGAATCCGGAAAAATAACAGAAGAGCAGGCATATAAAATCCATAAAGACAACCCGGAGAAGATCTACGGCGTTGAGATCACTTTAGACTGAAATAACAGACATAATATCATTTAAACTCTTTTTTACGTGAAAAACAGAAGAATAACAGCGCAAATATTAAACACTGAACTTACAGTATACAATACCAAAAGCGCAGTCCGGAAAAACAACAACCGTCAGCTCCGGACTGCACCATCATTTCCTTTATTCAATAATACAGACAGATACTATTCATATGTACATGAAGATACACAGATCGCCGGGATGCGAAGAAGTCCTTGCAGCATGCGACTGTGAATTACTGAATACAACACTATCAGAGGATAAAATAGAGATTGAGATCAGCGAAAATTTTTACGGGAACGAAAAAGTCACCGCAGAAGAGTTTGAAAAGGCGCTGAAGAAGGCAACAAATGCCAACCTCATCGGAAAGAGAGTAATTGCAGTCGCAGTCAGATGCGGAATAATAGACGATGACTGCTGCATATACATAAAAGACATACCACACGTGCAAATCCTATGACTGAAGATATTGACATCAAACAGAACATCTGCCCGAAATGCGGAAAACCGACAAAAAAAGGCCTATGTCCGGAGTGCAGAATAGCTGAGACAGAATGGCTCGTCTGCGACAAAAGGGTTCAGTGCACCCAGTGTCCCACATGCAATTCGATTAAAAACGGAGCAATATGGTCAGACTGCAACATGGAAACGGAAGACCTTATTGCAGAGATTGCTCTCTCAGCAGTTCATCTGCATGAAAATATGAATGACTACAATATACAGCTCTCACACTTTGACCCAAGCCCGAACAGGACATCAGTAAAGATAAAAATCAGCGGGGAAATCTACGGCAGGCATGTGGAAGATGAATGCAGAACACTCATTGTATGGATCAAGGAACAGTGCGACAGGTGCAGCAGATATTCCGGAGGATATTATGCCGGAGTAATCCAGGTAAGGGCAGATGGCAGAAGGCCGGATGACCACGAAAGGGCAGTCACAGAAGAGATCGCAACCGAAATTGAGGACAGTGTCCAGAATGCAGGTGAAAGGCTTTCGTTCATCACCGAGACCAAGAATACAAAAGACGGGGTCGATATTGTCATAAGCAGCCACAATCTTGGTGAGAGCATCTCAAGGGAGATCAAAAAAAGGCTTGGCGGAAAGGTGACAAAACACCCGAAACTGATAGGTGAGAAGGACGGAAGACCGCTTTACAGGATAACATACTTAATAAGGCTTCCAAGATACCAGAAGGGTGAGATACTCTACTCAAAAGGGAAATACCTCGAAGTAAGGTATATCGAATCCGGACTCTTAAAGGTCTTTGATTTTGAGGACGGCATGCTCAAATCCCTGCGTGAGGATGAAGTTGAGAGATCGGTTGGAAATATCAGGGTAGTTGAAAATGCCCTTGTCACACATACC
The sequence above is a segment of the Methanoplanus limicola DSM 2279 genome. Coding sequences within it:
- a CDS encoding 60S ribosomal export protein NMD3 gives rise to the protein MTEDIDIKQNICPKCGKPTKKGLCPECRIAETEWLVCDKRVQCTQCPTCNSIKNGAIWSDCNMETEDLIAEIALSAVHLHENMNDYNIQLSHFDPSPNRTSVKIKISGEIYGRHVEDECRTLIVWIKEQCDRCSRYSGGYYAGVIQVRADGRRPDDHERAVTEEIATEIEDSVQNAGERLSFITETKNTKDGVDIVISSHNLGESISREIKKRLGGKVTKHPKLIGEKDGRPLYRITYLIRLPRYQKGEILYSKGKYLEVRYIESGLLKVFDFEDGMLKSLREDEVERSVGNIRVVENALVTHTEGDTAGILDPKSYESREVLIPKWLHIREGSEIRVIRDPENDLLIPVG
- a CDS encoding DUF424 domain-containing protein; translation: MKIHRSPGCEEVLAACDCELLNTTLSEDKIEIEISENFYGNEKVTAEEFEKALKKATNANLIGKRVIAVAVRCGIIDDDCCIYIKDIPHVQIL
- a CDS encoding TatD family hydrolase, whose protein sequence is MILKDIPITDDHMHIDPVNGKGIKAALEFKRSGGTHIFLVTKPSWSFGITPQSGEDFRPVFEKTIKLADEITENGVKAFPILGVHPAETGKLTAAGMTVDKAADVMAAGLTLAAEYVREGKAVALKSGRPHYEVTPEVWDASNRVLAHAIALAEDADCALQIHAETGPCGDVAVMAQNSGMDIKRIVKHFGIPETPLTPSLIAKHEAIPDLARQGRLFTMESDYMDENSRPGSVIGPKSVPRFTRKLIESGKITEEQAYKIHKDNPEKIYGVEITLD
- a CDS encoding minichromosome maintenance protein MCM, with amino-acid sequence MAEENSANVTDKAGDWTRFLKKHYKAELSEIAREFPHKRSVVIDYRQLEKWGKKGLSLADEILKNPGKVIGDVRDAIKNNNLIFTKDEEEKADEVNIRFIGLPKKIAAREIRANHINTFISIEGIVRKVTEVRPRLTSAVFRCLTCGTMTPPYKQGYGKFQEPYRPCEQCERATKMELVPSLSKFLDVQKVRMQESPEGLRGGEQPETIDVDITDDLVAIAAPGDRIVINGILRSIQRVTHGNKSSLFDIYLEANSLEMSEKEFEEVAISEEDEEHIMELSRDSDLYYKFAHSIAPSIYGNDEVKEAISLILFGGIMKELPDGSHLRGDIHMLLVGDPGIAKSQMLRYVIRLSPRGIYTSGKSSTSAGLTATAVKDEFGDGRWTLEAGALVLADMGIAAVDEMDKMAKDDRSALHEAMEQQSISIAKAGITATLRSRCALLGAANPKMGRFDEFAPMSEQINMPPSLLSRFDLIFVMKDKPNNTLDRAIGEHILKAHEVGELIEHTKKEAIEGVDAEYIERALAPVTPDIDPALFRKYIAYSKRNCFPLLSKEAKEKLIDYYLSLRGFADDNKPVPVTARQLEALVRLSEASARVRLSKKIETEDAERVIRIVDRCLRDVAYDPNTESFDIDKLVTGIPKQRRDIIREIKETIRNNADDNGYTRIEEVQEILQQKGHSKDDIRKRLDDLLRSGEAMEPRHGIIKLI
- a CDS encoding dihydroneopterin aldolase family protein — translated: MEKKAKAAFEAGIKLGALYHQWVGTPISPQTAGSIEKAIEGAVGLQPYVDEISVKIDTSQMVLNTFGYSELSGKMFDVKIKTKVGNATCHAELKLEEDYPMMKITELI